The DNA sequence ttatttgattcataacacctatgcattgattcctttttttttattaacttcactttggggcattttgtcccctctttattatatatatttttttctttttcatcatcatatttttttcttttttttttctttttcattcatttttttctttatatacttttttttctttttttcttctttcaaactacatacaagaacatcaatgcataaggtctttacatttaatcaatacatgaatatgtacccaattcctaaacatgaaagtgtactaccccttttttcctatccaatgttcccaagcctcgccagctttgaataataaaacactctcactagcctaggccaatcaaagatccaaacaaggacttttcattggtttttccgccttgggcttgtaatgtgctaaaataagaataaattggttaagcataggctcaaaattggctaacaatggagggtaaaaggttggctatttgggtaagtggctaatgaaataatggcctcaatcatataaatgtatAAATACAAGAAgtaaatggatatatagaatcaagcaaatcaaggatcataatcatagaaagagaacattttcacacaagaatggaaaataagtggttgtaaaatgtaaccacatcaataggctcaagtctcacaagcttgtgttctcaattcaatacatgcttcacaaggtatgaaattcaagcaagtctcaccaaaaatttttctttcaatcaattgggttaatgccctataTTCAAACTCCTTGGAAAAtttcaatgtttgactaagcattgttgtgattgaaaaaatccaaaaatttttcttagttcaccctttccttttttcacttaaaaccaatatgttatgcaaaaagggtgactaaatATTTGCAATCCAAAGTacgatttctaatcacaactacaaactaaaaataaagctaaacaaaaatgtataaagaaaaatccaactaaaagtatgaaatctatcatctaaaacatccaaaaatatccaaaagcaccaaaaatatctaaaatccaaaataagcaataaaagtatccaaagcaaactagaaatgcatcaaaatatatacaaaatgtgcaaaataagataactaggctgaaaagttcaccggttcccaaataatgctaccggtgccctccccacacttaaaaccaagcatcgtcctcgatgctaaaccggaggatcagtgggaggtacaacgataggctctggctctgactgtggctgtgggaccggctcctcCTGAGTCTGTGGTGGCTCTGTAGTGTCAGGGGCATCCTGCTGAACCGGTGCctccgcatcctcctcctgatgatcctgctcatcggaggccggagagTCGGGAAGCAGAGGTAGCTCAACACCCAAAGAAATAAGGgcctggtccatccgatctAATCGGCGTCTGACATGGCGTCTCTCGCGCTCTAAGAATCGGAAAAGACGCTGGACCAGGAGATAGGTAGGCTCAGGTGCTGCTGGAGGATCCGTAGATGATGAAGGAGCTGCGGCTGTAGAGGATGATGGGGCAGCTGTAGGGGCTGATGGTGAAGGTGTCCCAATGACAGCTCTAGCCCGAAAGCGGCGTCTAGCAGGTGGcctctcgtgcacccaaccaccccagggGATAGTAACCTCCCTGTCATCTGCATCAGGGGGTGGTGGTCGCACATCATCGTCCAACCATGGGACCTCAGCTAGggccgccatactcgtgaccaagGTAGGAAATGggagtaggccacgaatatgcgcccgccacatgCACTGTCTAATAAGTCTAGGGAAGGAGACATCCTTCCCCTCCATAACGCAACCAATCAGCAGGAGCATCTCCATGGGGATCTCAGAAAAGTGGGTGGTAGGCAGGACGTAGTGGGCgaagatcatctgccaagtcctaGCCTCCCTAGTCAAATGGGTAAACAACATCCCCTTGGGTTTGGTGTTGCCCGCATCCATAACCCATGTAGCATCTGGTATCCCAATCACGCGCCTAAGCGCCTCATAGTCAAAAGTCATGGTATGGATGGCTATctcagcctgctgatgggcacacaTGTCATCCGGAATATGCCGACACTGTAATGCCTCTCCAATGGCGGTCTCAGTGATCATGATCTCCCTACCCCGCACCTGAACCGAATCCAATGTCGGACGAaagaagttgcagtagaattccttcacccaCGATATATTGATATCACCCAACTCTCGGTCGACAAAGTCAATACCTAAGTCAAGGATCCGACCGGTAATGGATCGTCTCACATCATTAGGTAGGAGCAACTTTTTCTCAGTATTCAGCTTAATTGTCCGATATCTAGAAAACCGAAGCTCACAGTAGAGGTTGGGGAATTTTTCTGGATTGGTAGAAGGCAACTGctgattttccttttcttcctcaCTTAACGGATTCTTGGCATAATGCTTGTAGATGGACGGAATGGAGGGGGTAGAGTGTTTTCTCTTCTTAGAAGCAGTGGCTATGGCTTTGCCTTtgtccgacatcctgaaaaatatgatagaatatataaaacatttagCATGTAACAAAGAAGGCATGTTCAGGATACAATGAACAAAGAACAATCATGATGTTGTAATGATTATGCAAAAGTGAACAAGTAAACCAAGAAAAATGCAAGCTTCATTAAAGTCAACAACTCATGTTCAAAAGGCAATAATATCATCATATAATTGAAAGAATTGTTAAAGATGGTTAAAGGTGAGTGGGAGTTAAATGGTTAAAGAGATTAGTAAGTTAGAAAAGTAGGTTAGTGATATGATGATATTTATGCGcaatgaaaagaaaagttgTGGTTCATGTTCACAGTGAATGATGCAAATCCGGGAAGTCAAAAAGAAACGGAAATTTGCCCAAAATTGAATGAAAGACTTAAAATGAAACTAATTTCCTTGAAAatcgggcagcattccggcttaaaattggacgttcccgaATAACAAAAGAGCACAATTAGCACAAAAAACAACACCAATTAGGCACAGTAGCAGTGGTATAGTATTTATGCAACAGGAAATGCataaaaatagttcaaaatcaGCATACAACTTCCAAATAAACAGACAGCAAGTAAGCACatacggagcacttatcaggcctagaatcctctatccagccctagctacctaacagcaAGTATATCTATCTAACCTAGCatacaaaatttgaattcaaactAACTAACACGTAATTAGACTACTTAACAGAAATGAACAATAAAAGGAAAAGCAGAAAAAATACAGGATtggagcaggaacctgggagcagAAGGGGACTAGGAATGGAAAGGAAATTGGGGGGTAGGTTGGGCCAGGAGCTGCGCCGCCGTTGACGGTGGCCGGAAAGATGAGTGGCTGCGGTGATGGAGGTTCGGCCaagagaaagaggagagagGGAGTGGATGAGAGAAGACGAGGTGAATGAATGAGAGATAGAGTGAGGCGGTGAGCAGTGGCGGCTGCGGTGGACGGCGGCGGCGGTGGCCGCGGACAAAGGTAAGGTTGAGAGCcggaagggagagagaaagagagtgagtggaggagagagagagagaacgaGGACGAGTGAGGTGACGGTGGGAGAGGGTGCGCGGCCGTGTGGTGGTGGTCGGAAGAATGAGGAGGTGGTGGTTATGGGGGttaagaggaggaagaagaaggtgaAATGGGGGGTTGGGGGGATGTGCACGACTGCGCAGCGTGTGTCGCGCATTAGGGTTATCCCTATTTTTgaatcggcgcgcgcgcgcatcttgcgcgtccgcgtccaTTGAGAAAACTTAGGatctacgcgtgcgcgtacagcgcgCTTAAGCGTGTGTTGAGCAAAATGggaagggacgcgtgcgcgtccagtGCGCGCTTGCGTGCATGgagttgggctaggggcttagagttggcccaactcaggcctaactctctgaaGAATGGCCTGGGAGTCGCGCTAtcagatcggcgcgcacgcggcatgtacgcgtccgcgcgcATCGAGAGGAATGgagatccacgcgtgagcgtgcaGTGCGCTCTAGCGTGGGATGGCAGAATAGGCATAGgtgcgtgcgcgtacagtgcgcgcacgcgaGCATAGgattgggcctgaggcttagaatgggcttgaggcacgcccaactctcgggtccaTGGCTTAGTTTGGTGGCAGCACGCAAGGACGCGCGCGCGGCAAGCGCGCGTCCGCGTAAGTTGATGATTTAGAACAAGATGGCGCGCACGCGActagtgcgcgtccgcgcgaagCAAGTTGGGCCAGGGGCTTGAGGTTGGCCCAGAactggctcaactctctgtggaTTGGCTCAATCGTTGCAGCAGCAAATCGGCGCGGGCGCGGcgagtgcgcgtccgcgtggatcaTGTTGGGCTCAAGGCATAGTGTTTGCCCAagggaggcccaactctcgggagtGTGGCTCATGGTGCATCCAcacagggacgcgtgcgcgtacatggtgcgcgcgcgtccactcccttcttcttttttttttcagaaaacaaattgctgggtgctcccctcagtgttcacaactcttattcactcaaccatcatacaattcacaaaaatacaatttttgatattattcatctactgctaaacacaacatgcatgtgactaagctaacaattaagttgtacaaacaaatttgtatgaaacatctacctacaatggtaactcaaatcacttattaagtaaatttaaaagagtggaaagagtttaccatggtggggtgtctcccacctagcacttttagtttaagtccttaagttggacattttgagaagatccttgtcatggtggcttatgcttgtactcatccttgaatctccaaggatctttgcttctcaattggttgacagaatttccaaccatttttattaagtttGGGCAGAGTTCTACCCAAAATACGAGTCCCCATAtttggtcttcacatagcgaaccgggatcccatgtcttgtcttcacacccatccgttagttgagtttcatgattttttcgGATGAGCGGTTGGCATAAAGGTGAttgacacatagaattctctttattccaccaatgcttccttctagaTCCATACAAAGTGATCCTTGTCCCAACATCATCCCTGTACCTTGAGGCCTTGACCTTGATAAGCTTAACACCtactttccaaccactacacaactcattcttacttttaatcccacaaagagttctaagttgaccatcattttcaatcaaaccatattcaagtgagaaactaaagcttagggatagagattttacccacctaaatgttgtattggatggcaATTTGGGACGAgaggcttccccacacttagacaatgcaaggttcacttccttgtgctcttctttagttgtttccacctcttcataatTTTCTTCGATTTCAACCTCATCGTCTTTGTTACGTGGCTTGGTGttatcttcaagaacttcatcttgtctAATGAGGGgcgattcaattttggatagaaatgcattgatgaatgagttcatctcttgatcaatctcttcatattcttcaatttcaatgtACACCATGCCGTTTTCGTTTTCtttgggaggttgtgcacactcttttatagtttcaacttcatgtccaatgggagaggattccactatagagagaaattcatccatgattgaatccatctcttgataagcctcttccaagtttccaacgatgatatgccttggaggttgcgcaccctcttcgacatcaatatcaagcttcttggaagagttcttcatgatgctacattcccatggactttcaacatctcctaaatcttcaaccacctcttccttttcttcagtgatcataggctcctccaattgttccaacacaaaatttGACTCCTCCTTTTCCACtgaattttccaatttctccttcatgctttgctcttcttttgacttttcacaagtggtcacggaagtaccttgagtattcaagcattggtaggctaaagtagacactaccttggtcaagttggtcacaaactcaagtgtatcctgcttcatggcctcttgtccttgaagtaacaaagtgagagaatcgtctattggggcttgtggtgggtaggaaggttcatcattttggagagagggttcataataggaaggtggttcttcttggtaaggttgtggagattgtgtgtattgaggtggttcttggtagtgatcttgatagggttgtggtggttctaagggttcttgctcataatggtcataaaaaTATGGTATGGATGGTTGGTTATACGATGGGTATGGATCATAGGGcggtgtttggtaatgaaaggcttgtgagaatggttgaggttcatgttgaggatgatattcataggcatatgatggtggttgttgagtgtcacaaaaagaatcatcatagccattaaattggcatgcattaggatggaaattatacctataagtatccggaggttgttgccaataagagtgatcaattccttgaggctcctcccatctttgttggttccatccataatgagtgtcatcattgaggtgcacatttcctacaacataattagaaccaaactcaaagccaaagtgagaattcatagtgagagaacaaaataaaactaacgaaaattaagaaacaaacaaaagataaacctattcacaatattcacatatgtacaataaccaataacataacaccattgcaaatccccggcaacggcgccattttgacgattggatttttgatggtttagaatttctcaaataaaatctcgttgtaaagtatagtctctaaaccaatcgctaatcctttcatacaaaaatttgtttgtcacaagtacaaacccctaaaatctataaaccgaagtatttaaacctcgggtcgttcttcctaggatttacaataaagtgtcttgttattggttgtgagttattttggggtttttgaaattatagacaagaattataaatggcaaaggaaataaactagcaactaacaaagctcttggcaagatgtgagaactagaaatcctatcctaatTACCtctctcaattgtgatgagaattgttcattgctcccacttagttaacctcaaaccatggaggaaagtcaagtggatgaatcaatttgattcctcaagtcctaatcaactcctaaaggaatgactagctttagaggcgttcaaatcaattagcaatctctccaattatcaatcaacaaaggagttagataactcaagagtcactaatcactctacctaggccaagaggaacaaaacctacactaaaatccaaccaagcatttcatcaaacacttggaaggcataaaaggaaaacatagtaaatcaacaacaagaatgaaatctaacaacaattattgaaaggaattaacaacaacaatcaaaagaaacacattattatgaattacttttattgaattgaaagagggTAAAagaaacaatactagatctataacaaaatacaagaacaacataaaggaaattgcaataaaagaatggaagaagaatgaatgtaacaacaaggaattgagaagatggaaatagaagaagatgaacctAAATCtcaatctaagaactaaacctaatcctaatcctaattctagagagaagtgagagcttctctctctagaaactaactctaactaaaactatctatctaatgatctagaattaatctatggatgtgaatgtgtgtcaatccccttcaatccttggctcttatatgcattttggcgccaaagttggttgctgaaaccttccaaaatcgccaagcacgtgttgtaataaaagaatcacgtgcggactacgacgcgtgcgcgcacggtacgcgtgcgcgtccttgtcctgtgtcgcaatgtgcgcgcgagcgccttgtgcgcgtacgcgtgcttggccaaaatcaattctttggctttttgtgcttctctccacttgcatgcttccttccttgctttctttgatccatgcctagcctatttcaatcctggaattactagcaaacacatcaaggcatcttatggaatcaaagaggaactagaatccatcaaaataaggcttaaaaagcatgtttttacacttaggcacaaatacgggagagataacaaaaccatgctaatttataggctaaatgtgacaaaaggttatcaaaatactctaaattcaatacaagacaaaccgtcaaattggggtttgtcaaggGTCTCACCCTGCATGAAAAATGGAAAATGCATATGACATTTCCCAAAAGATTTATTGATGCCACCACAGTCGATGAAGATGGTTATCCAGTTTATAGACGTAGAGAAGATGGGAAAGTGATTACTAAAGGTGGGGTTGATCTTGACAACTGATATGTGGTCGCACATAACCGGTTTTTATTTCTACGGTAGGGGCACACATTAATGTTGAATGGTGTAATCAATCAAGATCAATAAAGTATTTATTCAAGTACGTCAATAAAGGGAATGATCGTGTGACAACATCTTTCTATAGAAGTGCCAGTGGAGATGCAGAAGCTGATGATATTGATGAAGTAAGCATGTACTATGACTGTAGGTACATATCTCCATGCGAAGCAGCATGGAGAAGTTTTGGATATAATGTCCACTACAGGGATCCGTCTGTTGTTGAACTTGGTTTTCATTTGCCAGACGAGCAAAATGTCATATTTGAATATGATGATAACCTAGCGGAGGTGGCTAAAGAAGCGTCGGTGAAGGAGTCAATGTTTTTGGATTGGTTTGATGCAAATAAAGAATACGCAGAGGCAAGAACTTTGAAATATGCTGAATTGCCAACAAAGTTTGTATGGAAGGCTACTGAAAGAGTTTGGGCTCTACGAAAATCACACTCAGTAATTGGTAGGATTTTCTTTGTTCCACCAGGTTCAGGGGAAATATTCTATTTAAGACTATTACTAAACTTTGGTAGGGGACCAACTTCATATGAGGAGATACGAACAGTTGATAGAGTTTTATACCCGACATTCAGGGATGCATGTTATGCAAGAGGACTTTTGGATGacgataaaaaatatattgatgCAATTAAGGAAGCAAGTAATTGGGGGTCGAGAGATTATTTGAGGAAGTTGTTTGCAACATTGTTGTTCTCTAAGTCAATGGCAAGGCCTGAACATGTATGGGAGAATACATGGTCTTTGTTATTCGATGACATTCTTCACAGGTAAAGAAGATTACTGGATAACCCAAGTAAGTATAATTTCATGTAGGGTAAACTACAAACTAAATTAGAGTACCTTTGTAGCattaattgaattaaattaaaattaatttgatcatttcaattttaaatataataattaggTTAAGTtaatgaatgaaaaaaaatagttttttttaatgaatatacaattatttatatctctttatttaattagtttaaatttttaatagaaaccatttataatataatattaatttttttatatctaaaaaatttagaatttaatttttattcttatttcactaacataaaaaatttaaagaatttaGCACATGCCAAAAAAaattaccaattttttttatatatataaaatgataCATCACATTTATTGGCTCCTAAAGTTAAAACAAAACTGCAAAGCTACTTTGTGACACTACTAATTCATGATACATAACGATGTCTGGAATTCTTAGGTAAGCAACTGAGTATGTGCAATGACTTAAGGTGGCGATTATAGTATCATTTTCTCCTGTTATATACCtcatctaataaaaaaaaaagaaagaaaaaccaACCAACTATTCCACCATTTGTTAGAAATGAATTATACCTTGACCAGTAAACTTACTAACACCAGAACAAGGCTATATTGACTACATTTatatagatttttaaaattaacttttccaACCAAAAATACTACACTTGATCATTATTAGCTCAAGCCAAAAAAGTTAATTAggcttttaaatttaaatttaacacttttttttaaaatacctTAGTTTATATTCATTTAAAATGATAAACTAAAAATTCTTGAAGATTAAGAAAcataagatttaaattttgaaaatgataaattaaagcaaaattaatttaataattttaaatttttaatttataataatgatGTCAAGTTAATGAATGAAAATTTTTACACGTCTGAATAAATTTACAATTATTTATGGCTCTTGACTTAATTATTTTAAAGTTTTTAgagaaatataataaaataataacctttttataataaaaaaatttataattcactttttattatttttataatatcatGTAAGTAACAAACACATTTGCTTCAATCCTGTTGTCACTTACTTTTGAGTTTCATTATTCTTTGTAGATCTACATTTAACAGAAGAAGAGTTAAAGGAATTTACTCTCATTGACATTGAGAACAAATTGAAAAGTTACAATAAGAGTCTTGTGGACTTCCCATCTATGCAAGTATCGGATGTCGAATTAACTTCCAATGCTTTGATGACTAAGGGAGTTAATAGCCTAATATGCGACGAGCTTCGTTATGACAGACGTACATTAGCAGAAGAGCATAACAGTCTCTTGGATCAACTGACAAATGAGCATAAATATGTGTATGATCAAGTAATGGATGTTGTAACAAAAAAGAAAGGTGGAGTTTTCTTCTTATATGGTTACAGTGGTACAGGAAAAATATTCGTTTGGAAGACATTGGCATCTGGGTTGAGATCAGAAGGGAAGATTGTTTTAACAGTTGCATCAAGTGGAATTGCTTCTCTTCTACTACCCGGTGGCAGGACAGCCCACTCACGGTTTGCAATCCCCCTTAATCCGAATGAGTTTTCAACATGCAACataaaacaagggagtccactTGCAGATTTGTTGGTTAAAACTAAACTCATTATTTGGGATGAAGCCCCTATGGTTCACAAACATTGCATTGAAGCACTTGATAGGACAATGCGAGACATATTAAGGTTTACTAATGTAAACAGTATCGATAAACTATTTGGAGGGAAGACAATTGTCTTTGGGGGTGACTTTAGGTAGATACTACCGGTTATACCAAAAGGTAGTAGACAAGACATTGTATATGCCACAATAAATTCGTCTTACATTTGGGATAGTTGCAAGTTGTTGATGCCAACTAAAAACATACGTCTACAAGTCGGAGGCAAAAATGCAAGGTCTGTTGAAATAAAGGAATTTGCAGATTGGATATTAAGCATTGGAGATGGGAGATGTGGAAAATCTCTAGATGGAGTTGATAAAGTTGAAATTTCGGATGACATCCTCATAAATGAGTGGGATGATCCTATAGTTGCTATTTGTAAGGCAACTTATCCGAAGATGTGGGAAGGAACAAACTGTGATTTTCAAGCTAAGGATCGTGCTATTCTGGCACCTACCTTGCAATTGGTGGACAAAATTAATAGCTACATCATAAGTTTGAATCCTACCGAAGCATAAACTTATTACAGTAGTGACAAAGCGTGTCCAACAGAGAACAACAATGACATTCTAGCATCAGTACACACTCCTGAATTCTTAAAACACAATTAGGTGTTCGGGAGTGCCAAATCATGAATTAACAGTCAAGGTAGGGACACATATTATGTTACTAAGGAATATTGACCATTCTGCTGGACTGTGCAATGGTACTCGGTTGGTTATTACTAAGCTTGATAAACACATAATAGAACCAAAAGGTATCTTAGGAAAAAATGCAGGTAAAAAAGTATTCATTCCTAGAATGACTCTAAGTCCTTCTGACCATAGGATACCATTCAAGTTTCAAAGGAGACAGTTTCCTATTATGGTTTCTTATGCAATGATGATTAACAAGAGTCAGGGTCAATCATTATCAAAAGTTGGTTTGATTCTAAGGAAGCCAGTATTTACACATGGTCAATTATATGTTGCGGTTTCAAGAGTTACAAATAAGAAGGGGCTTAAAATATTGTTATGCCATGATGAGGACAAAAGCAATGAGACAGAC is a window from the Arachis stenosperma cultivar V10309 chromosome 3, arast.V10309.gnm1.PFL2, whole genome shotgun sequence genome containing:
- the LOC130965536 gene encoding uncharacterized protein LOC130965536; translated protein: MHMTFPKRFIDATTVDEDGYPVYRRREDGKVITKGAHINVEWCNQSRSIKYLFKYVNKGNDRVTTSFYRSASGDAEADDIDEVSMYYDCRYISPCEAAWRSFGYNVHYRDPSVVELGFHLPDEQNVIFEYDDNLAEVAKEASVKESMFLDWFDANKEYAEARTLKYAELPTKFVWKATERVWALRKSHSVIGRIFFVPPGSGEIFYLRLLLNFGRGPTSYEEIRTVDRVLYPTFRDACYARGLLDDDKKYIDAIKEANLHLTEEELKEFTLIDIENKLKSYNKSLVDFPSMQVSDVELTSNALMTKGVNSLICDELRYDRRTLAEEHNSLLDQLTNEHKYVYDQVMDVVTKKKGGVFFLYGYSGTGKIFVWKTLASGLRSEGKIVLTVASSGIASLLLPGGRTAHSRFAIPLNPNEFSTCNIKQGSPLADLLVKTKLIIWDEAPMVHKHCIEALDRTMRDILRFTNVNSIDKLFGGKTIVFGGDFSCKLLMPTKNIRLQVGGKNARSVEIKEFADWILSIGDGRCGKSLDGVDKVEISDDILINEWDDPIVAICKATYPKMWEGTNCDFQAKDRAILAPTLQLVDKINSYIISLNPTEA